From Equus asinus isolate D_3611 breed Donkey chromosome 14, EquAss-T2T_v2, whole genome shotgun sequence, one genomic window encodes:
- the MRM2 gene encoding rRNA methyltransferase 2, mitochondrial, with translation MAGSLKLLCASLQRQGFHTAGGHYKGRTGAEHLWLTRHLKDPFVKAAKVESYRCRSAFKLLEVNERHQILQPGLRVLDCGAAPGAWSQVAVQRVNAAGTDPGAPVGFVLGVDLLHIFPLEGATFLCPADVTDPRTFQRIRELLPGGRADVILSDMAPNATGIRGLDHDRLISLCLSLLDLAPDTLCPGGTFLCKTWAGSQSHRLQKRLTEEFQNTKTVKPEASRKESSEVYFLATQYRRGKGSVRA, from the exons ATGGCTGG GTCCTTGAAGCTGCTGTGTGCTTCCCTTCAGCGTCAAGGCTTCCACACTGCCGGGGGTCACTACAAGGGTCGCACCGGCGCTGAGCATCTGTGGCTGACACGGCATTTGAAGGACCCATTTGTGAAGGCTGCGAAGGTGGAGAGTTACCGGTGTCGAAGTGCTTTCAAGCTTCTGGAGGTGAACGAGAGGCACCAGATCCTGCAGCCTGGCCTCCGGGTGTTAGACTGTGGGGCGGCTCCAGGCGCGTGGAGCCAGGTGGCTGTGCAGAGGGTCAACGCCGCAGGCACAG ATCCTGGCGCTCCTGTTGGCTTTGTGCTTGGGGTAGATCTTCTTCACATCTTCCCCCTGGAAGGAGCGACTTTTCTGTGCCCTGCTGATGTGACTGACCCAAGAACCTTCCAGAGAATCCGAGAACTGCTTCCTGGAGGGAGAGCAGATGTAATTCTCAGCGACATGGCACCCAATGCCACAGGGATCCGGGGCCTCGATCACGACAGGCTCATTAGCCTGTGCTTGTCCCTTCTAGACTTGGCTCCAGACACCCTGTGCCCTGGGGGAACATTCCTTTGTAAAACCTGGGCTGGAAGTCAAAGCCATCGGTTACAGAAGAGACTGACAGAGGAATTCCAGAACACGAAGACTGTGAAACCTGAAGCCAGCAGGAAAGAGTCTTCAGAGGTGTACTTCTTGGCCACACAGTATCGAAGAGGGAAGGGGTCTGTGAGGGCCTGA
- the NUDT1 gene encoding oxidized purine nucleoside triphosphate hydrolase — protein sequence MGISRLYTLVLVLEPQRVLLGMKKRGFGVGRWNGFGGKVQEGETIEDGAKRELQEESGLTVDALHKVGQIVFEFAGDPELMDVHIFRTDSVRGTPVESDEMRPQWFQLDQIPFEDMWPDDRYWFPLLLQKKKFHGYFKFRGHNTILEHTLREVDTA from the exons ATGGGCATCTCCAGGCTCTACACCCTGGTCCTGGTGCTGGAGCCTCAGCGAGTTCTCCTGGGCATGAAGAAAAGAGGCTTCGGGGTCGGCCGGTGGAACGGCTTCGGGGGCAAAGTTCAAGAAGGAGAGACCATCGAGGACGGAGCCAAAAG ggagctgcaggaggagagCGGTCTGACCGTGGACGCACTGCACAAGGTGGGCCAGATCGTGTTTGAGTTCGCGGGTGACCCTGAGCTCATGGACGTGCACATCTTCCGCACAGACAGCGTCCGGGGGACACCCGTGGAGAGTGACG AAATGCGCCCTCAGTGGTTCCAGCTGGACCAGATCCCCTTCGAGGACATGTGGCCTGATGACAGATACTGGTTTCCCCTGCTGCTTCAGAAGAAGAAATTCCATGGGTACTTCAAGTTCCGGGGTCACAACACCATCCTGGAGCACACGCTGCGCGAGGTGGACACAGCGTAG